A single Cyprinus carpio isolate SPL01 chromosome A20, ASM1834038v1, whole genome shotgun sequence DNA region contains:
- the LOC109075069 gene encoding nucleoside diphosphate kinase 6 — MRCVKALQLTLAVVKPDAVAHPLILEALHQKILQNFIIVRKKDLMWRTEDSERFYAEHAGRFFYQRLVEFMSSGPMRVYILAREDAITYWRGMMGPTKVFRARFTSPDTLRGQYGLTDTRNTTHGSDSVYSAKREISFFFPEFNADEWMSREEPRFRLGLTEYNEERQIHTLQDT; from the exons ATGCGGTGTGTGAAGGCATTGCAGCTCACTCTTGCGGTCGTCAAACCAGATGCTGTGGCCCATCCGCTCATTCTGGAG gcTCTTCATCAGAAGATTCTCCAAAACTTCATAATAGTCAGAAAGAAGGATCTGATGTGGAGAACAGAAGATTCAGAAAGGTTTTATGCTGAGCATGCAG gacGTTTTTTCTATCAAAGACTGGTTGAATTCATGTCAAG TGGCCCAATGAGAGTGTACATCCTAGCCAGGGAAGACGCTATCACTTACTGGAGGGGGATGATGGGTCCAACAAAAGTGTTTAGAGCTCGCTTCACTTCACCAGACACCCTGCGGGGCCAATACGGGCTGACTGACACCAGAAACACTACTCATGGTTCAG attcAGTTTACTCTGCCAAGAGAGagatttcatttttctttccagAATTCAATGCAGATGAGTGGATGTCGAGAGAAGAGCCACGTTTTAGGTTGGGACTTACTGAATATAATGAGGAGAGACAAATTCATACTCTCCAGGACACATGA
- the LOC109075061 gene encoding brain and acute leukemia cytoplasmic protein-like isoform X1 produces the protein MGCGGSRTDVLEPRYMESWTKETESTWLTSTDTDIPLSSIQSIPSENSSEVGFPSEKTANLDSSNDIPFQDGQGKCCEAAVDLFDDGLPAPGQAYLKVCSAMSEVGLNDMKPGSTPAILSSQEQEVLSSSGTTVQRRSVLRTEEITKWQDNRMSTKQVTITVTQSIRQVDKSGKIKETSQTTYEVMKPVDGLMDAAVDSMPQ, from the exons ATGGGGTGTGGAGGCTCCAGGACAGATGTGTTGGAGCCGAGATATATGGAGAGCTGGACCAAAGAGACAGAGTCCACTTGGCTGACGAGCACGGACACAGACATACCCCTGTCCTCCATCCAGAGCATCCCCTCCGAAAACTCTTCAGAGGTGGGCTTCCCATCAGAGAAAACGGCCAACCTCG ATTCTTCGAATGATATTCCCTTTCAAGATGGACAGGGAAAGTGTTGCGAGGCTGCTGTTG ATCTCTTCGATGATGGTCTGCCTGCTCCAGGTCAGGCATATCTGAAAGTGTGTTCTGCCATGTCTGAGGTGGGTCTGAATGACATGAAACCTGGCAGCACCCCTGCAATCCTCTCTTCTCAAGAACAGGAAGTGCTGTCTTCTTCTGGCACCACAGTGCAGAGGAGGAGCGTGTTACGAACTGAGGAAATA ACCAAATGGCAGGACAACCGGATGTCCACCAAGCAAGTGACCATCACTGTGACTCAAAGTATCCGGCAGGTGGATAAGAGCGGGAAGATCAAGGAAACATCACAAACCACCTATGAGGTCATGAAACCAGTGGATGGTTTGATGGACGCAGCAGTTGACTCAATGCCTCAATGA
- the LOC109075061 gene encoding brain and acute leukemia cytoplasmic protein-like isoform X2 — MGCGGSRTDVLEPRYMESWTKETESTWLTSTDTDIPLSSIQSIPSENSSEVGFPSEKTANLDLFDDGLPAPGQAYLKVCSAMSEVGLNDMKPGSTPAILSSQEQEVLSSSGTTVQRRSVLRTEEITKWQDNRMSTKQVTITVTQSIRQVDKSGKIKETSQTTYEVMKPVDGLMDAAVDSMPQ, encoded by the exons ATGGGGTGTGGAGGCTCCAGGACAGATGTGTTGGAGCCGAGATATATGGAGAGCTGGACCAAAGAGACAGAGTCCACTTGGCTGACGAGCACGGACACAGACATACCCCTGTCCTCCATCCAGAGCATCCCCTCCGAAAACTCTTCAGAGGTGGGCTTCCCATCAGAGAAAACGGCCAACCTCG ATCTCTTCGATGATGGTCTGCCTGCTCCAGGTCAGGCATATCTGAAAGTGTGTTCTGCCATGTCTGAGGTGGGTCTGAATGACATGAAACCTGGCAGCACCCCTGCAATCCTCTCTTCTCAAGAACAGGAAGTGCTGTCTTCTTCTGGCACCACAGTGCAGAGGAGGAGCGTGTTACGAACTGAGGAAATA ACCAAATGGCAGGACAACCGGATGTCCACCAAGCAAGTGACCATCACTGTGACTCAAAGTATCCGGCAGGTGGATAAGAGCGGGAAGATCAAGGAAACATCACAAACCACCTATGAGGTCATGAAACCAGTGGATGGTTTGATGGACGCAGCAGTTGACTCAATGCCTCAATGA